In Dictyoglomus sp., one DNA window encodes the following:
- the glyS gene encoding glycine--tRNA ligase subunit beta, translated as MGKDLLVEIGTEEMPASFLRPALLQMEEITKEVLDSNFLFYKDIKVYATPRRLVVYVEDLDEYQRSQEEEIRGPAEKIAYKDGQWLEPAIKFSQQYGVKLEDLFIKNTEKGSYVFLKRKIQGKLTKDLLPNIIKEIITTIKFPKMMRWGDVDFVFGRPIKWLLILYGEESIDLEIARIKSSNFSCAPRFLSEKKLQIKSSQEYFYTMKENYILLDQEERKNEILRQAENLAMERGFYLDYSPELLEELTFLVEYPTAFLGEFDKRYLNLPEIVLKVTMEKKQRYFPLRDNKGKLVNYFIGIRNGTEKNIDIIREGNEKVLKARLSDAEYYYNEDKKEPLQNYLKKLDGIIFHEKLGSMRDKVERVKKIIFLLEQDFNLEDERKIILERAVELYKADLGTLMVSEYPELHGVIGEIYAKNSGEDEEVAKILGEYFLPKTLEDNVSSNLLSNILGIADRIDSLTGYFSLELFPTGSEDPIGLRRLTNGLLKILWEKEYDIKIKDLFDYSWNIYGFKNNKDNIWKKAEDFLSQRLRNFLIEKNYPIDLINGVLSLGFDPIWKVKKRLETLVELQKDNELYSKLYTSANRLVRIIPSNFVPLESLKEEYLITDEEKKLYYKFLNIKDKYAEDLKEGNYLKIFKSEEILDLVENINVFFDKVLVMSPKKEERDNRLSLISYLKNLFWELVDWSKIVKV; from the coding sequence ATCTCAGGAGGAAGAAATAAGAGGGCCTGCAGAAAAAATTGCGTATAAAGATGGTCAATGGCTTGAGCCTGCAATAAAATTTTCTCAACAATATGGTGTGAAACTTGAAGATCTTTTTATCAAGAATACTGAGAAGGGGTCTTATGTTTTCTTAAAAAGAAAAATTCAAGGAAAACTTACAAAAGACTTATTGCCTAATATAATTAAAGAAATTATAACAACAATTAAATTTCCTAAAATGATGAGATGGGGAGATGTAGACTTTGTTTTTGGAAGACCAATAAAATGGTTATTAATTCTCTATGGAGAAGAATCTATTGATTTGGAAATAGCAAGGATAAAGTCATCTAATTTTTCTTGTGCTCCAAGATTCTTGTCAGAAAAAAAGCTACAAATAAAAAGTTCTCAAGAATATTTTTATACAATGAAAGAAAATTATATTCTCTTGGATCAAGAAGAAAGAAAAAATGAAATTTTAAGACAAGCAGAAAACCTAGCAATGGAGAGAGGTTTTTATTTAGATTATTCTCCAGAATTATTGGAAGAACTAACCTTTCTTGTAGAATATCCTACCGCTTTCTTAGGGGAGTTTGATAAAAGATATCTCAATCTTCCAGAAATAGTACTGAAAGTCACCATGGAAAAGAAACAAAGATATTTTCCTCTAAGAGATAATAAAGGAAAACTTGTAAATTATTTTATTGGAATTAGAAATGGAACAGAAAAAAATATAGATATAATTAGGGAAGGGAATGAAAAGGTATTAAAAGCAAGATTGTCTGATGCTGAGTATTACTATAATGAGGATAAAAAAGAACCTTTACAAAATTACCTAAAAAAGCTTGATGGAATAATATTTCATGAAAAATTAGGATCAATGAGAGATAAGGTAGAAAGGGTCAAGAAAATTATCTTTTTATTAGAACAAGATTTTAATCTAGAAGATGAAAGAAAAATTATTTTGGAAAGGGCGGTAGAATTATATAAAGCAGATTTAGGAACTCTCATGGTTAGCGAATATCCAGAATTACATGGAGTTATAGGAGAAATCTATGCAAAAAATTCTGGAGAAGATGAGGAAGTTGCAAAAATTTTAGGTGAATATTTTTTACCAAAAACCTTAGAGGATAATGTTTCTTCTAATTTATTATCTAACATATTAGGAATTGCAGATAGAATTGATAGCTTAACAGGATATTTCAGTTTAGAGCTTTTTCCTACAGGTTCTGAAGATCCTATTGGTCTCAGAAGGTTAACTAATGGTCTTTTAAAAATTCTTTGGGAAAAAGAGTATGACATAAAGATTAAAGATCTATTTGATTACTCTTGGAATATATATGGATTTAAAAATAATAAAGACAATATATGGAAAAAAGCAGAAGATTTTTTATCTCAAAGATTGAGAAACTTTCTCATAGAGAAGAACTATCCTATAGATTTGATAAATGGAGTTTTATCTCTAGGGTTTGACCCTATTTGGAAAGTAAAGAAAAGGTTAGAAACATTAGTAGAATTACAAAAAGATAATGAATTATATTCTAAACTCTATACTTCTGCTAATAGATTAGTAAGAATTATTCCTAGCAATTTTGTTCCCTTAGAAAGTCTTAAAGAAGAATATTTAATTACAGATGAGGAGAAGAAACTTTACTATAAATTTTTAAATATTAAAGATAAATATGCAGAAGACCTTAAAGAAGGAAATTATTTAAAGATTTTTAAGAGTGAAGAGATATTAGATTTAGTGGAAAATATTAACGTTTTTTTTGATAAAGTATTAGTTATGTCTCCCAAAAAAGAAGAGAGAGATAATAGACTATCTTTGATCTCTTATCTTAAAAATCTTTTTTGGGAACTTGTTGATTGGAGTAAGATTGTAAAAGTTTAA
- the ppdK gene encoding pyruvate, phosphate dikinase, giving the protein MEKKRVYLFEEADGKNRNLFGGKGAGLADMTKAGLPVPPGFIITTEVCKEYQELGRNLPAGLMDEVLQAMKKIEEKVGKKFADPSNPLLVSVRSGAPISMPGMMDTILNLGLNDETVEGLAKASNNERFAYDSYRRFIQMFGNVVLGIPHEKFEEILDHYKKEQGVKLDSELTAESLKKVVKDYKALVKKETGKDFPQDPYTQLELAIRAVFDSWNNERAIKYREIHNIPDTLGTAVNIVTMVFGNMGDDSGTGVAFTRNPSTGEKEFYGEYLTNAQGEDVVAGIRTPQPISKLAQEMPEVYKQLLEVRDLLEKYYRDMQDIEFTIERGKLYMLQTRNGKRTARAAVKIAVDMAKEGLITKEEAILRVSPEQINQLLHAQIDPEAPKKVIAKGLPASPGAACGKVVFSSKEAEKRGKEGEKIILVRPETTPDDIGGLAAAQGVLTSRGGMTSHAAVVARGMGKPAVVGCEVIRIDLAKEEFRVGDVVIKKEDIITIDGSTGEVILGEVPMIPPTLSEELKELLSWADEIRKIGVRANADTPADAQKAFEYGAEGIGLARTEHMFLGNRLPLVQEMILAETEEERRKALDKLLPVQREDFIGLFRAMQGKPVTIRLIDPPLHEFLPPLIDLTVEVELMKAKGITGKELEEKEKLLSVVRRLHEFNPMMGFRGCRLGVVYPEIFEMQTRAIMEAAVAVAKEGLPVKPEIMIPVVGLETEMEKLADLIHRVARKVLEENNIKIDYKVGTMIEVPRAAIIADKLAKTAEFFSFGTNDLTQMTFAYSRDDAEGKFLGFYREKGYLEYDPFEHLDREGVGELMKMTVERGRKVRPDLKIGICGEHGGDPESIEFCYLIGLDYVSCSPFRVPIARLAAAHATLKHQKQMAFVDRTV; this is encoded by the coding sequence ATGGAAAAAAAGAGAGTATATTTGTTTGAAGAAGCAGATGGTAAAAATAGAAATCTTTTTGGTGGAAAAGGTGCAGGTCTTGCAGACATGACTAAAGCTGGACTTCCTGTTCCACCTGGATTTATTATTACCACTGAAGTTTGTAAAGAGTATCAAGAGCTTGGTAGAAATTTACCTGCTGGTCTCATGGATGAAGTTCTTCAGGCTATGAAAAAGATAGAAGAAAAAGTTGGAAAGAAATTTGCTGATCCCTCTAATCCTCTCTTAGTATCAGTCCGTTCTGGAGCTCCTATTTCTATGCCTGGAATGATGGATACTATTCTTAATCTTGGACTAAATGATGAGACTGTTGAGGGATTAGCAAAAGCTAGTAATAATGAAAGATTTGCTTATGACTCGTATCGTAGATTTATTCAAATGTTTGGAAATGTAGTATTAGGTATACCTCACGAAAAATTTGAGGAGATTTTAGATCATTACAAGAAGGAACAAGGAGTTAAATTAGACAGTGAACTTACTGCTGAGTCTTTAAAGAAGGTTGTAAAAGATTATAAGGCTTTGGTAAAGAAAGAAACGGGGAAAGATTTTCCTCAAGATCCATATACTCAATTAGAGCTTGCTATAAGAGCAGTATTCGATTCTTGGAATAATGAAAGAGCTATAAAATATCGAGAAATTCATAATATTCCGGATACTCTTGGAACTGCAGTAAATATTGTAACTATGGTTTTTGGAAATATGGGAGATGATAGTGGAACAGGAGTAGCCTTTACAAGAAATCCTTCTACTGGAGAAAAAGAATTTTATGGAGAATACTTAACTAATGCTCAAGGAGAAGATGTAGTAGCTGGTATTAGAACTCCTCAGCCTATTTCCAAATTAGCACAAGAAATGCCCGAAGTTTATAAACAACTATTAGAGGTTAGAGATTTATTAGAAAAATATTATAGAGATATGCAGGATATTGAATTTACTATCGAGAGAGGCAAACTTTATATGCTTCAAACAAGAAATGGAAAGAGAACGGCAAGGGCAGCAGTGAAAATTGCTGTGGATATGGCAAAAGAAGGATTAATAACCAAAGAAGAAGCTATATTAAGAGTTTCTCCAGAACAAATAAATCAATTATTACATGCTCAAATTGATCCTGAAGCTCCTAAAAAAGTTATAGCTAAGGGACTTCCTGCATCTCCTGGGGCTGCCTGTGGGAAAGTAGTATTTTCTTCAAAAGAAGCAGAAAAAAGAGGAAAAGAAGGAGAAAAAATTATTCTTGTAAGACCTGAGACAACTCCTGATGACATTGGTGGATTGGCTGCTGCTCAAGGAGTTTTAACTAGCAGAGGAGGAATGACGAGTCATGCTGCAGTGGTAGCAAGGGGTATGGGAAAACCTGCAGTAGTTGGATGTGAGGTTATTAGAATTGACCTTGCTAAGGAAGAATTCAGAGTAGGAGATGTGGTAATAAAGAAAGAGGATATAATAACTATTGATGGTTCTACAGGAGAGGTAATTTTAGGAGAGGTACCAATGATTCCACCCACACTAAGTGAAGAATTAAAGGAATTACTTTCTTGGGCTGATGAAATAAGAAAAATCGGAGTAAGGGCTAACGCAGATACTCCTGCTGATGCTCAAAAAGCCTTTGAATATGGAGCGGAAGGTATTGGACTTGCAAGAACAGAACATATGTTCTTAGGAAATAGACTCCCATTAGTTCAAGAGATGATTCTTGCGGAAACAGAAGAAGAAAGAAGAAAAGCTCTTGATAAACTTCTTCCCGTACAAAGAGAAGATTTTATAGGACTATTCAGGGCAATGCAAGGAAAACCAGTTACTATAAGACTTATTGATCCACCTCTTCATGAATTCTTACCTCCTTTAATTGATCTTACAGTAGAAGTAGAATTAATGAAGGCAAAGGGTATTACTGGAAAAGAATTAGAAGAAAAAGAGAAGCTACTTTCTGTAGTAAGAAGACTTCATGAATTCAATCCTATGATGGGATTTAGGGGATGCAGATTAGGAGTAGTTTATCCTGAGATATTTGAAATGCAAACAAGAGCTATAATGGAGGCCGCAGTAGCAGTAGCAAAAGAAGGTTTACCTGTAAAACCAGAGATTATGATTCCTGTTGTTGGTTTAGAAACTGAAATGGAAAAATTAGCAGATCTTATTCATAGGGTTGCAAGAAAAGTTTTAGAGGAAAATAATATAAAGATAGATTATAAAGTTGGTACAATGATAGAAGTTCCAAGAGCAGCTATTATTGCAGACAAATTAGCAAAAACCGCAGAATTTTTCTCTTTTGGAACCAATGACTTAACTCAAATGACCTTTGCTTACAGTAGAGATGATGCAGAAGGAAAATTCTTAGGTTTCTATAGAGAAAAAGGATACTTGGAATATGATCCCTTTGAACACTTAGATAGAGAAGGTGTTGGAGAATTAATGAAAATGACTGTGGAAAGAGGGAGAAAAGTAAGACCAGATCTAAAAATCGGTATATGTGGAGAACATGGAGGAGATCCAGAGTCAATAGAATTTTGTTATCTAATTGGATTAGATTATGTGAGCTGTTCACCATTTAGAGTTCCCATTGCAAGACTTGCTGCTGCTCATGCTACATTAAAACATCAGAAACAAATGGCTTTTGTAGATAGAACAGTTTAA
- a CDS encoding deoxyguanosinetriphosphate triphosphohydrolase, whose product MLIREQIEEREKSFLSPYATLSINSKGRIFPEEECSIRTCFQRDRDRIIHSKAFRRLKHKTQVFLAPEGDHYRTRLTHTLEVSQIARTIARALFLNEDLTEAIALGHDLGHTPFGHMGEKILDELAKSYGLKGFSHAEQSLKVVDKIEREGKGLNLTYEVREGILQHTKGQVDLRFCYSKRVSETLEGEIVRISDVIAYLNHDLDDALRAKIIREEEIPEKVLSILGKTHRERINTMVQNLVYNSINSPVLKFDAIILEAMEELRKFLYEILYINPQVKSENQRVEFLITGLFEYFYKNPSKIPSLFLKEDKITGIIDYIAGMTDRYAIELFEEIHIPKPWRFF is encoded by the coding sequence ATGTTAATTCGTGAACAAATAGAAGAGAGAGAAAAAAGTTTTCTTTCCCCATACGCTACTCTAAGTATCAATTCAAAAGGAAGAATATTTCCTGAAGAAGAATGTTCTATAAGAACTTGTTTTCAAAGAGATAGAGATAGAATAATTCATTCCAAAGCTTTTAGAAGATTAAAACATAAAACTCAAGTTTTTCTTGCTCCTGAGGGAGATCATTATAGAACAAGACTTACCCATACATTGGAAGTGTCACAAATAGCAAGGACTATTGCAAGAGCCTTATTTTTAAATGAAGATTTAACAGAAGCTATAGCTTTGGGACATGATTTAGGTCATACTCCTTTTGGACACATGGGAGAAAAAATATTAGATGAATTAGCAAAGTCTTATGGATTAAAAGGTTTCTCTCATGCAGAACAAAGTTTAAAGGTTGTAGATAAAATTGAAAGAGAGGGAAAAGGATTAAATTTAACATATGAAGTTAGAGAGGGTATACTTCAACATACAAAGGGACAAGTGGACTTAAGATTTTGTTACTCCAAAAGAGTTTCAGAAACCCTTGAAGGTGAAATTGTTAGAATTTCTGATGTAATTGCTTATCTTAATCATGATTTAGATGATGCTTTAAGAGCAAAAATAATAAGGGAAGAAGAAATTCCAGAAAAAGTTTTATCAATCTTAGGGAAAACTCATAGAGAGAGAATAAATACTATGGTACAGAATTTAGTATATAATAGCATAAACTCTCCTGTTTTAAAGTTTGATGCTATAATTTTAGAGGCTATGGAAGAATTGAGGAAATTTCTTTACGAAATTTTATACATTAATCCGCAGGTTAAATCAGAGAATCAAAGGGTTGAATTTTTAATAACAGGGTTGTTTGAATACTTTTATAAAAATCCTTCAAAAATTCCTTCTCTTTTTTTAAAAGAGGATAAAATTACTGGAATTATTGATTATATAGCAGGAATGACAGATAGATATGCAATAGAATTATTTGAAGAAATTCACATTCCAAAACCTTGGAGGTTTTTCTAA
- the dnaG gene encoding DNA primase, with protein sequence MVFSLEEFVDDVKQRINIVDIIGRYVNLKKSGKNFVGLCPFHSERTPSFYVSPEKGLYHCFGCGASGDVFSFIMNYRNISFMTALEELAQEVGLELPKISKKETQEFNILLEIIKETANFYSIYLKSKYGIEGREYLRKRNIKPQTQDKFLLGLSPKNPMLLYRYLIKKGFSEEDIIKSKVLYKIKQEWKDPFSGRLIFPIINHKGKIIGFGARTLSNEEPKYINSSESEIFNKREILYALYHGKEKIKKENKVLLVEGYMDAISLHQEGIDFVVASLGTSLTSSQARLLRSFTSNVIISYDQDPAGIQAGKRALSILELEDFKVLWLSLPSSFKDPDEFIREKGKEEFLKLVEESKDPLEFLIDYILSQETNFQEKLEGILEILTSSILRSKNILVQQEKVKSFLPYVSKKLNIPEEGLQREIKIRVSQWKDRLNNKKLGITKIFITSQLEEILLGLILLGVDNRNIQSLSPDDFTFPFYQEVLKKWRLWNKEKGLEEFINSWEEDKRIFLERAIKMGERHINEKEISFLWEEYRKEKIRRQIRLKKEELFLREKEGVEKEKIEELMKEIQWLKSQLEKAV encoded by the coding sequence ATGGTCTTCTCCTTAGAGGAGTTTGTTGACGATGTAAAGCAGAGAATAAATATTGTTGATATAATAGGACGCTATGTAAACCTTAAAAAATCTGGTAAAAATTTTGTTGGTCTCTGTCCTTTTCATTCGGAAAGAACTCCATCTTTTTATGTGAGTCCTGAGAAAGGATTGTATCATTGTTTTGGATGTGGAGCTAGTGGTGATGTTTTTTCCTTCATAATGAATTATAGAAATATATCTTTTATGACTGCTTTGGAAGAATTGGCTCAAGAAGTAGGATTAGAGTTACCTAAGATTAGTAAGAAAGAAACCCAAGAATTTAATATCCTTTTGGAGATAATTAAAGAGACAGCCAATTTTTACTCAATTTATTTAAAAAGTAAATATGGAATTGAAGGAAGAGAATATTTAAGAAAGAGAAATATAAAACCTCAAACTCAGGATAAATTTCTTTTGGGACTTTCTCCAAAGAATCCTATGCTTTTATATAGATATCTTATAAAAAAGGGATTTTCTGAAGAAGATATCATAAAGAGCAAAGTTTTATATAAAATTAAACAAGAATGGAAAGATCCCTTCTCGGGAAGATTAATTTTTCCTATAATAAATCATAAAGGAAAAATTATAGGTTTTGGTGCAAGAACTTTATCTAATGAAGAGCCTAAGTATATAAACTCTTCTGAAAGTGAAATTTTTAATAAAAGAGAAATCCTTTATGCTCTTTATCATGGAAAGGAAAAAATTAAAAAAGAAAACAAAGTCTTATTAGTTGAAGGTTATATGGATGCAATTTCTCTTCATCAAGAAGGAATTGATTTTGTAGTAGCATCTTTAGGTACATCTCTCACTTCTTCTCAGGCAAGACTTCTTAGGAGTTTTACTTCAAATGTTATAATTAGTTATGATCAAGATCCTGCTGGAATACAAGCGGGAAAGAGGGCTCTGTCTATTTTAGAATTGGAAGACTTTAAGGTTTTGTGGCTTAGTCTCCCTTCATCTTTTAAGGATCCTGATGAGTTCATAAGAGAAAAAGGAAAAGAAGAGTTCTTAAAATTGGTAGAAGAGAGTAAAGATCCTTTAGAGTTTTTAATTGATTATATTTTATCTCAAGAAACAAACTTTCAGGAAAAACTAGAAGGTATTTTGGAAATATTGACATCTTCGATTCTTCGTAGTAAAAATATACTTGTTCAGCAAGAGAAGGTGAAAAGTTTTCTGCCATATGTAAGTAAAAAGTTAAATATTCCTGAAGAAGGATTACAAAGAGAAATAAAGATACGTGTTTCCCAATGGAAAGATAGATTAAATAATAAAAAACTTGGAATCACGAAAATTTTTATCACTTCACAGTTAGAAGAGATATTATTGGGTTTAATACTTTTAGGGGTTGATAATAGAAATATTCAGAGTTTGAGTCCTGATGACTTTACCTTTCCCTTTTATCAAGAGGTATTGAAGAAATGGAGATTATGGAATAAAGAAAAGGGTTTAGAGGAGTTTATCAATTCGTGGGAGGAAGATAAGAGAATATTCTTAGAAAGAGCTATAAAAATGGGAGAAAGACATATAAATGAAAAGGAAATTTCTTTCTTATGGGAGGAATATAGAAAAGAGAAAATAAGAAGACAAATAAGACTGAAAAAGGAAGAACTATTTCTAAGAGAAAAAGAAGGGGTCGAAAAAGAAAAAATTGAGGAGTTAATGAAAGAAATTCAATGGCTAAAAAGTCAATTAGAAAAGGCTGTATGA
- the rpoD gene encoding RNA polymerase sigma factor RpoD, with protein sequence MDYPYPEDNLDEIEDLLAEHELVDESEFREYRQEEISETIEEELEIPEEIELDDPVKMYLKEIGKIPLLTPEEEVELAKRASEGDEEAKKRLIEANLRLVVSVAKRYIGRGLLFLDLIQEGNLGLIKAVEKFDYRKGFKFSTYATWWIRQAITRAIADQARTIRIPVHMVETMNKIHKITRQLTQELGRKPTDEEIAERVGLPVERVREISLMGQEPLSLEMPVGEDEDNRLADFVEHKGLSPADIAVQNSLKKDINEILNELSEREREILKLRFGLVDNQPRTLEEVGKLFNVTRERIRQIEAKALRRLRHPSRSKKIKDYLED encoded by the coding sequence ATGGATTATCCTTATCCAGAAGATAATTTAGACGAAATAGAGGATCTTCTTGCAGAGCACGAATTAGTTGATGAAAGTGAGTTTAGAGAATATAGACAAGAAGAAATTTCAGAGACTATTGAAGAAGAGCTAGAAATTCCTGAGGAAATAGAGTTAGACGATCCCGTAAAAATGTATCTTAAAGAAATAGGTAAAATACCTCTTCTTACTCCTGAGGAGGAAGTAGAACTTGCGAAAAGAGCATCGGAAGGGGATGAGGAAGCTAAGAAGAGGTTAATAGAAGCAAATTTAAGACTTGTGGTGAGTGTAGCAAAAAGATACATTGGGAGAGGTCTTTTATTTTTAGATCTTATTCAAGAAGGTAATCTTGGTTTGATTAAAGCAGTTGAAAAATTTGATTATCGAAAAGGATTTAAATTTAGCACATATGCAACTTGGTGGATAAGGCAAGCTATTACACGGGCAATTGCTGATCAGGCAAGAACAATTCGTATTCCTGTTCATATGGTTGAGACTATGAATAAAATTCATAAAATAACAAGACAATTAACTCAAGAACTTGGAAGAAAACCTACTGATGAGGAAATTGCAGAAAGAGTCGGATTACCTGTAGAAAGAGTAAGAGAAATAAGTCTTATGGGACAGGAACCTCTTTCTCTGGAAATGCCTGTGGGGGAAGACGAAGATAATAGACTAGCAGATTTTGTTGAGCATAAAGGTCTTAGTCCAGCAGATATTGCTGTCCAGAACTCTTTAAAGAAGGACATAAATGAGATTCTAAACGAGTTGTCTGAAAGAGAAAGAGAAATTTTAAAATTAAGATTTGGTCTTGTTGATAATCAACCAAGAACTCTTGAAGAAGTAGGTAAATTATTTAATGTTACTAGAGAACGAATAAGGCAAATTGAAGCAAAAGCTTTAAGGAGGTTACGTCATCCAAGCAGAAGTAAGAAAATAAAGGATTACTTAGAAGATTAA
- the infC gene encoding translation initiation factor IF-3, whose product MDREYRVNERIRVREVRVVGEDGRQLGIMPIEQALRIARERNLDLVEVAPNANPPVCKIMDYGKFKYEQARKEKENKKSQKAIEVKEIKIRPNIEEHDYQVKLRKIREFLEKGYKVRLVILFRGRQLIYKEWGDKLLERILKDIEDLGGAEKKGPLIGTSMLIMLAPKKFIKKVVLEEAKNE is encoded by the coding sequence ATAGATAGGGAGTACAGGGTTAATGAGAGAATAAGGGTAAGAGAGGTGAGAGTTGTAGGAGAAGATGGAAGACAATTAGGAATTATGCCTATAGAACAAGCATTAAGAATTGCAAGAGAAAGAAATTTAGATTTAGTCGAGGTAGCTCCAAATGCTAATCCACCTGTTTGTAAAATTATGGACTATGGAAAATTTAAATATGAACAGGCAAGAAAGGAAAAAGAAAATAAAAAGAGTCAAAAGGCAATAGAAGTTAAAGAAATTAAAATAAGGCCAAATATTGAAGAACATGATTACCAAGTGAAATTAAGAAAAATTAGAGAATTTCTCGAAAAAGGATATAAAGTAAGATTGGTAATTCTTTTTAGGGGAAGACAGTTGATATATAAAGAATGGGGTGATAAACTTTTAGAAAGAATTCTAAAAGACATTGAGGATTTAGGAGGAGCAGAAAAGAAAGGTCCATTAATAGGAACTTCAATGCTTATAATGCTTGCTCCCAAAAAGTTTATTAAAAAAGTGGTATTGGAGGAGGCTAAAAATGAGTAA
- the rpmI gene encoding 50S ribosomal protein L35, whose product MSNKLKTRSSAAKRFKVTATGKILHKKAGMRHNLGKKSGSRKRRLSIPGSIKEEWHIKKMIPYNL is encoded by the coding sequence ATGAGTAATAAATTAAAAACAAGATCATCAGCTGCTAAAAGATTTAAAGTGACTGCAACAGGAAAAATTCTGCATAAAAAAGCAGGAATGAGACATAATTTAGGAAAGAAGAGTGGTTCGAGAAAAAGAAGACTTAGTATTCCTGGAAGTATTAAAGAAGAATGGCACATTAAAAAAATGATTCCCTATAATTTATGA
- the rplT gene encoding 50S ribosomal protein L20, translating to MRVKGGYITRRRHKKILKLAKGFRGRRSKIFKIANQSVIKALYDAYIDRRRKKREFRRLWIIRINAAVREFGLSYSNFISKLKKNNIKLNRKILAELAVSEPETFKQIVQQVV from the coding sequence ATGAGAGTTAAAGGTGGATATATAACAAGAAGAAGACATAAGAAAATTCTAAAATTAGCCAAAGGATTTAGAGGAAGAAGAAGCAAGATTTTTAAAATTGCTAATCAGTCAGTAATAAAAGCCCTATATGATGCTTATATAGATAGGAGAAGAAAGAAAAGAGAATTTAGACGTCTTTGGATTATAAGAATAAATGCTGCAGTTAGAGAATTTGGTCTTTCATATAGTAATTTTATTTCTAAGCTCAAAAAGAATAATATTAAGTTAAACAGAAAGATTCTTGCAGAACTTGCAGTTTCGGAACCAGAGACTTTTAAACAGATAGTACAGCAAGTTGTATAA
- a CDS encoding RNA methyltransferase: protein MEIIQSRRNADIQEILELKDKRQRKEKGKCIVEGWRLLKDAWKSGVYIQKVFISKSFWEKKDKEVEDLLSTIPYAIVEDSLMNKISLLETPPGILGVLPLFLEPRWEVISKEKNSIVIYSDGIQDPGNLGTLIRLSEGLNVSALILSENTVDPYNYKVIRASSGSIFRLPIWISSIKEIIEFFKGFPVIIADPHGEEVYFKYNYKEAFLLILGNEAWGINIEKYRELNPIKLRIPLKKEVESLNVAIAGSAFLFEAQRQRYMEERL, encoded by the coding sequence ATGGAGATCATCCAAAGTCGTAGAAATGCTGATATACAGGAAATATTAGAACTTAAAGATAAAAGACAAAGAAAAGAAAAAGGAAAATGTATTGTTGAAGGTTGGCGATTATTAAAGGATGCGTGGAAAAGTGGGGTTTATATACAAAAGGTTTTTATATCAAAATCTTTTTGGGAGAAAAAGGATAAAGAGGTAGAAGATCTTCTTTCTACTATTCCCTATGCTATTGTTGAAGATTCATTAATGAATAAAATTTCTCTATTAGAAACACCCCCAGGAATTTTGGGGGTGTTACCTTTATTTTTAGAACCCAGATGGGAAGTAATATCTAAAGAAAAGAATTCTATAGTAATTTATTCTGATGGAATTCAAGATCCTGGAAATCTTGGGACTCTTATCAGATTATCAGAAGGCTTAAATGTTTCTGCCCTAATTTTATCTGAAAATACTGTAGATCCTTATAATTATAAAGTTATTAGAGCATCATCAGGTTCTATTTTTCGTCTTCCTATATGGATATCTTCGATAAAAGAAATAATAGAATTTTTTAAAGGATTTCCAGTAATTATTGCAGATCCACATGGAGAAGAGGTTTATTTTAAGTATAATTACAAAGAAGCTTTTCTATTGATATTAGGAAATGAAGCATGGGGAATAAATATAGAAAAATATAGAGAATTAAATCCTATAAAACTTCGAATTCCATTAAAAAAAGAAGTAGAATCATTGAATGTTGCGATAGCAGGCTCTGCTTTTCTTTTTGAAGCCCAACGACAAAGATATATGGAGGAGAGATTATGA